Proteins encoded together in one Chelonoidis abingdonii isolate Lonesome George chromosome 1, CheloAbing_2.0, whole genome shotgun sequence window:
- the LOC116826894 gene encoding protocadherin-8, whose amino-acid sequence MGLARDGRSLASPPRFVYLCWLLSVTLCKTVRYRTYEEDAPGTVIGTLAEEMHVKAPGEISFRLMEQFSNSSLVRVREGDGQLSIGEEGIDRERLCGQSLQCVLAFDVVSFWQEQYRLVHVELEVRDINDNAPRFPQAHIPLEVSESAAPGTRLPLEIAVDPDVGSNSIQSFQLSRNSHFGIEAQPRADGGKSAELVLLQELDRETQAAYTLELVAQDGGSPARAGTATVSVRVLDANDNSPAFPQGSVTVELGEDAPRGSLLLDLDAADPDEGPNGEIVYGFGSQVPAEARQLFRLDPLSGRLTLEGPVDYERQRTYELDVQAQDRGASPLAATCKVIVRLADVNDNAPGISISPLSGAPAGAGVAYVSEAAARDSFVALVSTSDRDSGPNGQVRCALYGHEHFALQRAYADSYVLVTAAPLDRERVAEYNLTLVAEDLGSPPFKSVRQYTVRVSDENDNAPLFSKPVYEVAVLENNPPGAYLATVVARDPDLGRNGKVLYRLLETQVLGAPISTYVSVDPATGAIYALRTFNYEILKQLELRIQASDGGSPQLSSSALIKVRMVDQNDNAPVITSPPLANGSMEIGVSSKAPRDSLVAQIKARDADDGVNAELTFSFVVEPQQQPELFAINKKTGEIVLRGDLSEELGQVFKVILTVTDNGKPPLVTTATINFLVTATASSSSHEVAKPSTWEEKALEWDIPLIVIIILAGSCTLLLVAIITIATTCNKRKKETDIKNNGPLTERIDISHLENGIQENSSPRGNAFEVRSFPSKASFTSPTPSPPAEEVSSSETSTVNACLYEGQKRLRATNREPYASAPNYSKESTPPVAIWKGHSFNAISAREAEKFSGKDSGKGDSDFNDSDSDISGDALKKDLITHMQNGLWACTAECKILGHSDRCWSPSCGRSNPHSSPRPSAQLSTFCKSTSLPRDPLHRDNYYQAQLPKTVGLQSVYEKVLHRDFDRTITLLSPPRSGRLPELQEMGVPLYQAPSTRYLAPQTDTSEKV is encoded by the exons ATGGGTCTTGCTAGGGACGGGCGCAGCCTCGCCTCTCCGCCGCGCTTCGTCTACCTCTGCTGGCTGCTCTCGGTCACCCTCTGCAAGACGGTGAGATACCGCACTTATGAGGAGGACGCGCCAGGCACAGTCATCGGCACTCTGGCAGAAGAGATGCACGTGAAAGCGCCCGGAGAGATAAGTTTCCGGCTGATGGAGCAGTTCAGCAACAGCTCACTGGTCCGGGTGCGGGAGGGCGACGGGCAGCTGAGCATCGGCGAGGAAGGGATCGACCGGGAGCGGCTGTGCGGCCAGTCCCTCCAGTGCGTCCTGGCTTTCGACGTGGTGAGCTTCTGGCAGGAGCAGTACCGGCTGGTGCACGTGGAGCTGGAGGTGCGGGACATCAACGACAACGCGCCGCGCTTCCCCCAGGCGCACATCCCGCTCGAGGTGTCCGAGAGCGCCGCGCCCGGCACCCGCCTGCCGCTGGAGATCGCCGTGGACCCAGACGTGGGCTCCAACTCCATCCAGAGCTTCCAGCTCTCGCGCAACAGCCACTTCGGCATCGAGGCGCAGCCGCGGGCGGACGGCGGGAAGAGCGCCGAgctggtgctgctgcaggagctggacCGCGAGACCCAGGCCGCCTACACCCTGGAGCTGGTGGCCCAGGACGGCGGCAGCCCGGCCCGCGCGGGCACGGCCACGGTGAGCGTCCGGGTGCTGGACGCCAACGACAACAGCCCGGCCTTCCCGCAGGGCTCGGTCACGGTGGAGCTGGGCGAGGACGCGCCgcggggctccctgctgctggacctgGACGCGGCCGATCCCGACGAGGGGCCCAACGGGGAGATCGTCTACGGCTTCGGCAGCCAAGTGCCGGCCGAGGCGCGGCAGCTCTTCCGGCTGGACCCGCTCTCGGGCCGCCTGACGCTGGAGGGGCCGGTGGATTACGAGCGGCAGCGGACCTACGAGCTGGACGTGCAGGCGCAGGACCGGGGCGCCAGCCCCCTGGCGGCCACGTGCAAAGTCATCGTGCGCCTGGCCGACGTGAACGACAACGCGCCGGGCATCAGCATCAGCCCCCTGAGCGGCGCCCCCGCCGGCGCCGGGGTGGCCTACGTCAGCGAGGCGGCGGCGCGCGACAGCTTCGTGGCGCTGGTCAGCACCTCGGACAGGGACTCGGGCCCCAACGGGCAGGTGCGCTGCGCCCTCTACGGGCACGAGCACTTCGCGCTGCAGCGCGCCTACGCCGACAGCTACGTGCTCGTCACCGCCGCGCCGCTGGACCGCGAGCGCGTCGCCGAGTACAACCTGACCCTGGTGGCCGAGGACCTGGGCTCGCCGCCCTTCAAGAGCGTCCGGCAGTACACGGTGCGCGTGAGCGACGAGAACGACAACGCGCCGCTCTTCTCCAAGCCCGTCTACGAGGTGGCGGTGCTGGAGAACAACCCGCCGGGCGCCTACCTCGCCACCGTGGTGGCCCGGGACCCCGACCTGGGCCGCAACGGGAAGGTGCTTTACAGGCTGCTGGAAACACAGGTCCTGGGCGCCCCCATCTCCACCTACGTCTCTGTGGATCCGGCCACTGGGGCCATCTACGCCCTCAGGACATTCAACTATGAGATCCTCAAGCAGCTGGAGCTGAGGATCCAGGCCAGCGACGGGGGCTCCCCTCAGCTGTCCAGCAGCGCCCTGATCAAGGTGAGGATGGTGGACCAGAATGACAACGCCCCGGTCATCACCTCCCCGCCGCTGGCCAACGGCTCCATGGAGATCGGGGTCTCCAGCAAGGCACCCCGCGATTCCCTGGTGGCTCAGATCAAAGCCAGAGATGCGGACGATGGGGTCAATGCAGAGCTCACCTTCTCCTTCGTggtggagccacagcagcagccagagctcttcGCCATCAACAAGAAGACAGGTGAGATCGTGCTCAGGGGGGACCTGTCCGAAGAGCTGGGGCAGGTGTTCAAAGTCATCCTCACTGTGACTGACAATGGCAAGCCCCCCCTTGTCACCACAGCCACAATAAACTTCCTGGTGACTGCCACAGCATCCTCCAGCAGCCATGAGGTGGCCAAGCCAAGCACCTGGGAGGAGAAGGCTTTGGAGTGGGACATTCCCTTGATTGTCATTATCATCCTAGCTGGAAGCTGCACCCTGCTGCTGGTGGCCATCATCACCATTGCAACCACCTGCAACAAGCGCAAGAAGGAGACTGATATCAAGAACAATGGGCCCCTGACGGAGCGAATCGACATCTCCCACCTAGAGAACGGGATCCAGGAGAATAGCAGCCCCAGGGGGAATGCGTTTGAAGTGCGATCCTTTCCCAGCAAAGCTTCTTTCACCAGCCCAACCCCTTCTCCACCTGCAGAAGAAGTCTCCTCTTCTGAGACCAGCACTGTGAATGCCTGTCTCTACGAGGGTCAGAAACGACTTAGGGCAACTAATAGGGAG CCCTATGCCTCTGCTCCTAATTATAGCAAAGAATCCACCCCACCAGTGGCCATCTGGAAGGGTCATTCTTTCAATGCCATATCAGCCCGAGAAGCGGAAAAGTTCAGTGGCAAAGACAGTGGCAAAGGTGACAGCGACTTTAATGACAGCGACTCTGACATCAGCGGGGATGCCCTGAAGAAGGATCTCATCACTCACATGCAGAATG gaTTATGGGCTTGTACTGCTGAATGTAAAATCCTGGGCCATTCGGACCGCTGCTGGAGCCCATCCTGTGGCCGATCCAACCCTCACTCATCTCCTCGTCCCTCAGCTCAGCTGTCCACCTTCTGCAAAAGCACCTccttgcccagggaccccctTCACAGGGACAACTACTACCAGGCCCAGCTGCCCAAGACAGTGGGACTGCAGAGTGTCTACGAGAAAGTATTACACAGAGACTTTGACAGGACAATCACATTGCTCTCCCCTCCTCGCTCTGGGAGGCTTCCAGAACTTCAGGAGATGGGGGTGCCCCTATACCAAGCCCCCTCGACTAGATACCTAGCACCCCAGACTGACACTAGTGAGAAGGTTTAA